Proteins from a single region of Streptomyces sp. Tu 3180:
- a CDS encoding bifunctional o-acetylhomoserine/o-acetylserine sulfhydrylase: protein MSQPIDSVTAGHTPDDEPAGPDTSAWSFETKQIHAGAAPDPTTGARATPIYQTTSFVFRDTQHAADLFSLAEPGNIYTRIHNPTQDVFEQRIAALEGGAAAVALSSGQAAQTLAILTLASSGDHIVSSTSLYGGTYNLFRHTLPKLGIEVSFVDDPDDAEAWRAAIRPNTKALFAETLGNPRGNVLDVRAVADVAHGAGVPLIVDNTVPTPYLLRPIEHGADIVVHSATKFLGGHGTAIAGVVVDGGTFDFGAHADRFPGFTEPDPSYHGLRYWPALGPGAYAVKLRVQLLRDLGPALSPHSAFLLLQGVETLSLRIERHSANALALAEWLEQRDEVAVVHYPGLASSRWYEAGQKYLPRGAGAIVSFELRDGIEAGKRFVDAVELFSHLANIGDVRSLIIHPASTTHSQLDEEQLAATGTSPGLVRLSVGIENLADLKADLEAGFRAAKGAS from the coding sequence ATGAGCCAGCCCATCGACTCCGTCACCGCCGGTCACACCCCCGACGACGAACCCGCCGGGCCCGACACCTCGGCCTGGTCCTTCGAGACCAAGCAGATCCACGCCGGTGCCGCACCCGACCCGACGACCGGGGCCCGTGCGACGCCGATCTACCAGACGACGTCGTTCGTGTTCCGCGACACCCAGCACGCCGCCGACCTGTTCTCACTGGCCGAGCCCGGCAATATCTACACCCGCATCCACAACCCCACCCAGGACGTCTTCGAGCAGCGGATCGCCGCGCTGGAGGGCGGGGCCGCGGCGGTGGCGCTGTCCTCCGGTCAGGCGGCACAGACCCTGGCGATCCTGACGCTGGCGAGTTCGGGGGACCACATCGTCTCCAGCACCTCGCTGTACGGCGGCACGTACAACCTGTTCCGGCACACGCTGCCGAAGCTGGGCATCGAGGTGTCCTTCGTGGACGACCCGGACGACGCCGAGGCCTGGCGGGCGGCGATCCGGCCGAACACCAAGGCGCTGTTCGCGGAGACTCTGGGCAACCCCCGCGGCAACGTCCTCGACGTGCGGGCGGTCGCGGACGTCGCCCACGGGGCGGGCGTGCCGCTGATCGTGGACAACACCGTGCCGACTCCCTATCTGCTGCGGCCGATCGAGCACGGCGCGGACATCGTCGTGCATTCGGCGACCAAGTTCCTGGGCGGTCACGGCACGGCCATCGCGGGGGTCGTCGTCGACGGCGGCACGTTCGACTTCGGGGCGCACGCCGACCGGTTCCCCGGCTTCACCGAGCCCGACCCGAGCTACCACGGCCTGCGGTACTGGCCGGCGCTCGGCCCGGGCGCGTACGCCGTCAAGCTGCGGGTGCAGCTGCTGCGCGACCTCGGTCCGGCCCTTTCCCCGCACTCCGCCTTCCTGCTCCTGCAGGGCGTGGAGACGCTCAGCCTGCGCATCGAGCGGCACTCCGCGAACGCGCTGGCGCTCGCCGAGTGGCTGGAGCAGCGCGACGAGGTCGCCGTCGTCCACTACCCGGGCCTTGCGTCCAGCCGCTGGTACGAGGCCGGGCAGAAGTACCTCCCGCGCGGCGCGGGCGCGATCGTCTCCTTCGAGCTGCGGGACGGCATCGAGGCAGGCAAGCGGTTCGTGGACGCCGTCGAGCTGTTCAGCCATCTCGCCAACATCGGCGACGTACGCAGCCTCATCATCCACCCGGCCTCCACCACCCACAGCCAGCTCGATGAGGAACAGCTGGCGGCCACCGGAACCTCGCCCGGCCTGGTGCGCCTCTCGGTCGGCATCGAGAACCTCGCCGACCTCAAGGCGGACCTGGAGGCCGGGTTCCGCGCGGCGAAGGGCGCGTCCTGA
- a CDS encoding fumarate reductase/succinate dehydrogenase flavoprotein subunit, producing MKGTLVDTPLQIPDLIGADEITCDVLVVGGGTAGTMAALTAAEHGADVLLLEKAHVRHSGALAMGMDGVNNAVVPGRAEPDDYVAEITRANDGIVDQSTVRQTATRGFAMVQRLESYGVKFEKDEHGEYAVRQVHRSGSYVLPMPEGKDVKKVLYRQLRRREMRERIRIENRVMPVRVLTAEGRAVGAVGFHTRTGAFVTVRAGAVILATGACGRLGLPASGYLYGTYENPTNAGDGYAMAYHAGAELTGIECFQINPLIKDYNGPACAYVANPFGGYQVNRHGERFVDSDYWSGQMMAEFAEEVASDRGPVYLKLSHLPEESISALESILHSTERPTRGTFHAGRGHDYRTHDVEMHISEIGLCGGHSASGVRVDDHARTTVPRLYAAGDLACVPHNYMIGAFVFGDLAGADASRYTPYDGELPLGQLQEAHELIYRPLRNPDGPPQPQVEYKLRRFVNDYVAPPKSGARLSLALEAFERMRADIAAMGARTPHELMRCAEVSFIRDCAEMAARASLARTESRWGLYHDRLDHPHRDDASWFHHLDLRKSPTGGMEFTARPVARYLVPVDGFTPVGGPSRRLGEVHPEQVATAGAREAAPMAIRQGPALTGTTAHPGSDTDTPATPRLLELLSLAEDEPRFSALAPYLTDPEPTVRRTAVTVLTETVPPGTGPALAATLADPDAGVRAAAAASLRELVETLDPEPALRDGLVAALSEADPVARAAALDVLRALRLGDTELFTGSLSDADIAVRVAAVRALVSIDAAGELARAATADPSREVRVTIAKALAAVTAGQPDGTTSAGPEPDTVLWALTELIDDPDALVRAAAYEALGTTGCPAPLAARAEAALTDPAWQVRAGAATALSLAAPGLAVPALAKALADPNADVRKAAVTALIRHRDAEDARAALATATTDPDADVRACAARAL from the coding sequence TTGAAAGGCACCCTGGTGGACACCCCCCTGCAGATCCCGGACCTCATCGGCGCGGACGAAATCACCTGCGACGTCCTCGTCGTCGGCGGCGGCACCGCCGGCACCATGGCGGCCCTGACCGCCGCCGAGCACGGCGCGGACGTCCTGCTCCTGGAGAAGGCGCACGTACGCCACTCCGGCGCGCTGGCCATGGGCATGGACGGCGTCAACAACGCGGTCGTCCCCGGCCGCGCCGAGCCCGACGACTACGTCGCCGAGATCACCCGTGCCAACGACGGCATCGTCGACCAGTCCACCGTCCGCCAGACCGCCACCCGCGGCTTCGCCATGGTCCAGCGGCTGGAGTCCTACGGCGTGAAGTTCGAGAAGGACGAGCACGGCGAGTACGCCGTACGCCAGGTCCACCGTTCCGGCTCCTACGTGCTGCCGATGCCGGAGGGCAAGGACGTCAAGAAGGTCCTGTACCGGCAGCTGCGGCGGCGCGAGATGCGGGAGCGGATCCGGATCGAGAACCGGGTGATGCCGGTGCGCGTGCTCACAGCGGAAGGGCGTGCCGTGGGCGCGGTGGGCTTCCACACCCGCACGGGCGCCTTCGTCACCGTCCGCGCGGGCGCGGTGATCCTGGCGACCGGCGCCTGCGGCCGCCTCGGCCTGCCCGCCTCCGGCTACCTGTACGGCACCTACGAGAACCCCACCAACGCGGGCGACGGCTACGCCATGGCGTATCACGCAGGCGCCGAGCTGACCGGCATCGAGTGCTTCCAGATCAACCCGCTGATCAAGGACTACAACGGTCCCGCCTGCGCCTATGTCGCCAACCCCTTCGGCGGCTACCAGGTCAACCGGCACGGCGAACGCTTCGTCGACTCCGACTACTGGTCGGGCCAGATGATGGCGGAGTTCGCGGAGGAGGTGGCGAGCGACCGGGGCCCGGTCTATCTGAAGCTGAGCCACCTCCCGGAGGAGTCGATCTCGGCCCTGGAGTCGATCCTGCACTCGACCGAGCGCCCGACCCGAGGCACCTTTCACGCCGGCCGCGGCCATGACTACCGCACCCACGACGTCGAGATGCACATCTCGGAAATCGGCCTGTGCGGCGGCCACTCGGCCTCGGGAGTGCGGGTCGACGACCACGCCCGTACGACCGTCCCGCGTCTGTACGCCGCCGGGGACCTGGCCTGTGTCCCGCACAACTACATGATCGGCGCTTTCGTCTTCGGGGACCTGGCGGGCGCGGACGCGTCCCGGTACACGCCGTACGACGGGGAACTGCCCCTCGGCCAGCTCCAGGAAGCGCACGAGCTGATCTACCGCCCGCTGCGCAACCCCGACGGTCCGCCGCAGCCGCAGGTCGAGTACAAGCTGCGCCGTTTCGTGAACGACTACGTGGCCCCGCCCAAGTCCGGCGCCCGGCTGTCGCTGGCCCTGGAGGCGTTCGAGCGGATGCGAGCCGACATCGCCGCGATGGGCGCCCGCACCCCGCACGAACTGATGCGCTGCGCGGAGGTCAGCTTCATCCGTGACTGCGCGGAGATGGCCGCGCGGGCGTCCCTGGCCCGCACGGAGTCCCGCTGGGGCCTCTACCACGACCGTCTCGACCACCCCCACCGTGACGACGCGTCCTGGTTCCACCACCTCGACCTGCGCAAGTCCCCCACCGGTGGGATGGAGTTCACGGCGCGTCCCGTGGCTCGCTATCTGGTCCCGGTCGACGGCTTCACCCCGGTCGGCGGGCCCTCCCGCCGCCTGGGCGAGGTCCACCCGGAGCAGGTGGCGACCGCGGGGGCCCGGGAAGCGGCGCCGATGGCGATACGGCAGGGGCCCGCCCTGACCGGTACGACCGCCCACCCCGGTTCCGACACGGACACGCCGGCCACACCGCGCCTGCTCGAACTCCTCTCCCTCGCGGAGGACGAGCCCCGCTTCTCCGCCCTCGCCCCTTACCTGACCGACCCCGAGCCCACCGTTCGCCGAACGGCCGTCACCGTGCTGACGGAGACGGTGCCGCCGGGCACCGGACCGGCACTGGCCGCCACGCTCGCCGACCCCGACGCCGGCGTCCGCGCTGCCGCGGCCGCCTCACTGCGCGAACTGGTCGAGACGCTGGACCCTGAACCAGCCCTGCGCGACGGCCTCGTCGCCGCCCTGTCCGAAGCCGACCCCGTCGCCCGTGCCGCCGCACTCGACGTCCTGCGCGCCCTGCGCCTCGGTGACACCGAGCTGTTCACGGGCTCCCTGTCGGACGCGGACATCGCCGTGCGTGTCGCGGCCGTGCGAGCACTCGTGTCCATCGACGCCGCCGGGGAGCTGGCCCGCGCGGCGACCGCCGACCCGTCCCGCGAGGTCCGCGTCACCATCGCCAAGGCCCTGGCCGCCGTGACCGCGGGACAGCCCGACGGCACCACGTCGGCCGGCCCCGAACCCGACACGGTCCTCTGGGCCCTCACCGAGCTCATCGACGACCCCGACGCCCTGGTGCGTGCGGCCGCCTATGAAGCACTGGGCACGACCGGCTGCCCGGCTCCCCTGGCAGCACGCGCGGAAGCAGCCCTGACCGACCCGGCCTGGCAGGTGCGGGCCGGCGCCGCCACCGCCCTCTCCCTCGCGGCCCCCGGCCTCGCCGTACCCGCACTCGCCAAGGCCCTCGCCGACCCGAACGCCGACGTCCGCAAGGCCGCCGTGACGGCACTGATCCGGCACCGTGACGCCGAGGACGCCCGAGCGGCCCTGGCCACGGCGACGACGGACCCGGACGCGGACGTCAGGGCCTGTGCGGCCCGGGCACTGTGA
- a CDS encoding ATP-binding cassette domain-containing protein, whose amino-acid sequence MTSSSDVRSPSRSRAGTRLTLHDAALGRPGAPVLDKVDLDVAPGEILTVVGSSGCGKSTLLRTLAGLLPLLSGGITQDGRPLTAPSAERALVFQEDALLPWRTLRANVELPLAIEGLPRADRRTRAEAWLDRVGLAEHARRWPHRVSGGQRQRAQLARALAAGPRAVLMDEPFGALDAQTRAGMQDLLVEVLRGTGATVVFVTHDVDEALFLGDRVALLGAGRLIAVRDVPRPRERAAHDDPARIELRREVLTSLGS is encoded by the coding sequence ATGACCAGCTCGTCTGACGTCCGTTCACCGTCCCGCAGCCGCGCCGGCACCCGCCTCACCCTGCACGACGCCGCCCTCGGACGCCCCGGCGCGCCCGTGCTGGACAAGGTCGACCTTGACGTGGCCCCCGGAGAAATCCTGACCGTCGTCGGCTCCTCCGGCTGCGGCAAGTCGACTCTTCTGCGCACCCTGGCCGGTCTTCTGCCCCTGCTCTCCGGAGGGATCACGCAGGACGGACGCCCCTTGACCGCCCCGTCCGCCGAACGCGCCCTCGTGTTCCAGGAGGACGCCCTGCTCCCCTGGCGCACCCTGCGCGCGAACGTCGAACTGCCCCTCGCCATCGAGGGACTGCCCCGTGCCGATCGCCGTACCCGGGCCGAGGCGTGGCTCGACCGGGTCGGACTCGCCGAGCACGCCCGGCGCTGGCCGCACCGCGTCTCCGGTGGCCAGCGTCAGCGCGCGCAACTGGCCCGCGCCCTGGCCGCCGGCCCCCGTGCCGTGCTGATGGACGAACCGTTCGGCGCCCTCGACGCCCAGACCCGCGCCGGCATGCAGGACCTGCTGGTGGAGGTGCTGCGCGGCACGGGCGCCACCGTCGTCTTCGTCACCCACGACGTGGACGAGGCCCTCTTCCTCGGCGACCGCGTCGCCCTGCTGGGTGCGGGCCGCCTCATCGCCGTACGGGACGTACCGCGCCCACGCGAGCGCGCCGCCCACGACGACCCGGCGCGTATCGAGCTGCGGCGCGAAGTCCTCACGTCACTCGGTTCTTGA
- a CDS encoding ABC transporter permease, whose translation MSRPAPRAARYALRAAALAAALGLWQLLTGLDVDVWLRFSQFPTVTDVAHAFADRLAGADYWTDLTDSLTRILTGFLLAAVLGVAGGVLVARSRLAEDLLGPLLEVVRPIPAIALVPVAILLFPSNEQGIVFITFTAAFFPVLVSTRHAVRALTPVWEEAVLTMGGSRWRILGSVVLPGALPGVFGGLSVGIGVSWICVISAEMISGQYGVGYRTWQDYTIVDYPGVFVGMVTIGVLGWLTSMAVELLGRRLTRWLPRTSYVPGARVPRRTRQAPSPAPAGPRPKEDVSHDQLV comes from the coding sequence GTGAGCCGGCCCGCACCACGAGCCGCCCGGTACGCACTGCGGGCGGCCGCCCTCGCCGCGGCCCTCGGCCTGTGGCAGCTCCTGACCGGCCTGGACGTCGACGTGTGGCTGCGCTTCTCGCAGTTCCCCACGGTCACCGACGTCGCCCACGCCTTCGCCGACCGCCTCGCCGGGGCCGACTACTGGACGGACCTCACCGACAGCCTGACCCGCATCCTCACCGGCTTCCTGCTGGCAGCGGTGCTGGGGGTGGCAGGGGGCGTGCTCGTGGCACGCTCCCGGCTGGCCGAGGACCTGCTGGGGCCACTGCTGGAGGTGGTCCGCCCGATCCCGGCCATCGCCCTCGTCCCCGTCGCGATCCTCCTCTTCCCCTCCAACGAACAGGGCATCGTCTTCATCACCTTCACCGCCGCCTTCTTCCCGGTCCTGGTCTCCACCCGGCACGCGGTGCGTGCGCTGACGCCCGTGTGGGAGGAGGCCGTGCTGACGATGGGCGGCAGCCGGTGGCGCATCCTCGGCTCGGTGGTCCTGCCGGGCGCCCTGCCCGGCGTCTTCGGCGGCCTGTCGGTCGGCATCGGCGTCTCGTGGATCTGCGTGATCTCCGCCGAGATGATCTCCGGCCAGTACGGCGTCGGCTACCGCACCTGGCAGGACTACACGATCGTCGACTACCCGGGCGTCTTCGTCGGCATGGTCACGATCGGCGTCCTCGGCTGGCTCACTTCCATGGCCGTGGAACTCCTGGGCCGCCGCCTGACCCGCTGGCTGCCGCGCACGTCGTACGTCCCCGGCGCGCGCGTCCCGCGGCGGACGCGCCAAGCCCCCTCCCCCGCACCGGCCGGCCCCAGGCCCAAGGAGGACGTGTCCCATGACCAGCTCGTCTGA
- a CDS encoding ABC transporter substrate-binding protein: MKRTAVAASAVVLLLPLSACGGAAEAGSGSTVTVTVGYQSKTINTVTAGTLLRSLGYFEKQLTSLGDGITYKVVWQDYATGAPITAQMTAGKIDIGSMGDFPLLINAARGKQLNRPTHLVSVTGYNLRGGLNTIVTAPDSKLTSLKDLKGKKVSTSVGSAADGTLVRALQRAGIDPNEGIEKLNQQPAVGASALAAGSADALSQFVAWPGLLTYQGKAKALYDGAQLNLPTFHGVTARADFAQDRPAVLEAFLKAQAQATDYLNARPVAAAEKVAEATGLPAEVVYLYNGAHGISTFDPAVRPQLVSALKQDVSVLKAAKLTGDVDVDAFVDDQYVKKALGASYGKQRAATPPAAASEVWPKGAQRTRTFTSPAELLGYVAAHPDGIRAAYVPDATTGTLWFADKAVWVTDGGRLLPFVTPATAQAYADRHGGARVITYADALERVA; this comes from the coding sequence ATGAAACGCACGGCAGTCGCAGCATCCGCAGTCGTCCTTCTGCTCCCGCTCAGCGCCTGCGGCGGTGCCGCCGAGGCCGGCAGCGGCTCCACGGTCACCGTCACCGTCGGCTACCAGTCCAAGACCATCAACACGGTCACGGCCGGCACCCTGCTCCGCTCCCTCGGTTACTTCGAGAAGCAGCTGACCTCGCTCGGCGACGGCATCACCTACAAGGTCGTCTGGCAGGACTACGCCACCGGCGCCCCCATCACCGCCCAGATGACCGCCGGGAAGATCGACATCGGCTCGATGGGCGACTTCCCGCTGCTCATCAACGCCGCCCGCGGCAAGCAGCTGAACCGCCCCACCCACCTGGTCTCGGTCACCGGCTACAACCTGCGCGGCGGCCTCAACACCATCGTCACCGCGCCCGACTCCAAGCTCACCTCCCTGAAGGACCTGAAGGGAAAGAAGGTCTCCACGAGCGTCGGCTCCGCCGCCGACGGCACCCTGGTACGGGCCCTGCAGCGTGCCGGCATCGACCCGAACGAGGGCATCGAGAAGCTCAACCAGCAGCCCGCGGTGGGTGCTTCGGCCCTGGCCGCGGGCAGCGCGGACGCGCTGTCGCAGTTCGTTGCCTGGCCCGGTCTGCTCACCTACCAGGGCAAGGCGAAGGCCCTGTACGACGGCGCCCAACTGAACCTGCCCACCTTTCACGGGGTCACCGCCCGCGCGGACTTCGCCCAGGACCGGCCGGCCGTCCTGGAAGCCTTCCTGAAGGCCCAGGCGCAGGCCACCGACTACCTCAACGCCCGCCCCGTCGCCGCCGCCGAGAAGGTCGCCGAGGCCACCGGCCTGCCCGCCGAGGTCGTGTACCTCTACAACGGCGCCCACGGCATCTCCACCTTCGACCCGGCGGTCAGGCCGCAGCTCGTCTCCGCGCTGAAGCAGGACGTGTCGGTCCTGAAGGCGGCGAAGCTGACCGGCGACGTGGACGTGGACGCGTTCGTCGACGACCAGTACGTGAAGAAGGCGCTCGGGGCGTCGTACGGGAAGCAACGCGCGGCCACGCCGCCCGCCGCCGCGAGCGAGGTGTGGCCGAAGGGCGCCCAGAGGACCAGGACCTTCACGTCCCCGGCGGAGCTGCTCGGTTACGTGGCCGCCCACCCCGATGGCATCCGCGCCGCCTACGTCCCCGACGCCACGACCGGCACCCTCTGGTTCGCCGACAAGGCGGTGTGGGTGACCGACGGCGGGAGGCTGCTGCCGTTCGTCACCCCGGCGACCGCGCAGGCGTACGCCGACCGGCACGGCGGGGCGCGTGTCATCACGTATGCCGACGCCCTGGAGCGTGTCGCGTGA
- a CDS encoding ferredoxin family protein, whose product MPLVPQRADVPVTIDESKCIDGCTLCVDMCPLDSLAIDAGSGKAYMHVDECWYCGPCAARCPTGAVTVNMPYLLR is encoded by the coding sequence ATGCCCTTGGTGCCCCAGCGGGCCGACGTGCCCGTGACCATCGACGAGTCGAAGTGCATCGACGGCTGCACGCTCTGCGTGGACATGTGCCCGCTGGACTCCCTCGCCATCGACGCCGGCAGCGGCAAGGCGTACATGCACGTCGACGAATGCTGGTACTGCGGTCCGTGCGCGGCCCGCTGCCCCACCGGAGCCGTCACGGTCAACATGCCCTATTTGCTCCGCTGA
- a CDS encoding GntR family transcriptional regulator: MPPTDRIRDHAGQGAPTVAARRTRRRLRADQARQLADLLRHQLLTGGFPAGTLPHESTLATEYRASRNTVRQALDLLRAEGLVERLPGVGTVVVAQKYPHGLDRLMGLAETLHEHGRVTNEVRTMGPVPAPAPVAERLRVPPGADVLYVERLRRLNGLPLSLDLTYIPLDIGAALLGCDLENTDVFRLLESLTGQRLGHADITLEAVNADAHSAAVLQAPCRAAVLMLERLTHLADGRPVDLEFIRFRGDRITMSGLLYRSL, translated from the coding sequence ATGCCGCCCACCGACCGCATCCGAGACCACGCCGGCCAGGGCGCGCCCACCGTCGCCGCCCGGCGCACGCGGCGTCGGCTGCGCGCGGACCAGGCACGCCAGCTCGCCGACCTGCTGCGCCACCAGCTCCTCACCGGGGGCTTCCCGGCCGGTACCCTGCCGCACGAGTCGACCCTCGCCACCGAGTACCGGGCCTCGCGCAACACGGTCCGCCAGGCCCTCGACCTCCTCCGCGCCGAGGGCCTCGTGGAACGCCTCCCCGGCGTCGGCACGGTGGTCGTCGCCCAGAAGTACCCCCACGGGCTCGACCGGCTGATGGGCCTCGCGGAGACCCTGCACGAACACGGCCGCGTCACCAACGAGGTCCGCACCATGGGCCCGGTCCCGGCCCCCGCCCCGGTCGCCGAGCGCCTGCGCGTCCCGCCCGGCGCCGACGTCCTCTACGTCGAACGTCTGCGCCGCCTGAACGGCCTCCCCCTGTCCCTGGACCTCACCTACATCCCCCTGGACATCGGCGCGGCCCTGCTCGGCTGCGACCTGGAGAACACCGACGTCTTCCGCCTCCTGGAGTCCCTCACCGGCCAGCGCCTGGGACACGCCGACATCACCCTGGAGGCGGTCAACGCGGACGCCCATTCCGCCGCCGTGCTTCAGGCACCGTGCCGTGCGGCCGTGCTGATGCTGGAACGCCTCACGCACCTCGCCGACGGGCGGCCCGTGGACCTGGAGTTCATCCGCTTCCGCGGCGACCGCATCACGATGAGCGGCCTGTTGTACCGCTCCCTCTGA
- a CDS encoding aldehyde dehydrogenase family protein produces the protein MTRYAAPGSEGAIVSYQSRYDHFIGGEYVPPVKGQYFENPSPVNGQPFTEVARGTAEDVEAALDAAHAAAPGWGRRSATERSDILLKIADRMEANLESLAVAESWENGKPVRETLAADIPLAIDHFRYFAGAVRAQEGSLSEVDDDTVAYHFHEPLGVVAQIIPWNFPILMATWKLAPALAAGNAVVLKPAEQTPVSVHYWLSLVSDLLPPGVLNIVNGFGPEAGKPLASSPRVAKVAFTGETSTGRLIMQYAAENLKPVTLELGGKSPNIFFDDVWEKDDELRDKALEGFTMFALNQGEVCTCPSRGLIQRGNYPDFLAAAVARTELIRPGHPLDTDTMIGAQASGEQLAKILSYIDIGRQEGAKVLTGGERAEYDGDLKGGYYVQPTIFEGDNRMRVFQEEIFGPVVSVASFDDFDDAIEIANDTSYGLGAGVWTRDINTAYRAGRAIQAGRVWTNCYHAYPAHAAFGGYKQSGIGRETHKMMLDHYQQTKNLLVSYSPKKLGFF, from the coding sequence ATGACCCGTTACGCGGCGCCCGGGAGCGAGGGCGCGATCGTCTCCTACCAGTCCCGCTACGACCACTTCATCGGCGGGGAGTACGTGCCTCCGGTCAAGGGGCAGTACTTCGAGAACCCGAGCCCGGTGAACGGGCAGCCGTTCACCGAGGTGGCGCGTGGCACGGCGGAGGACGTCGAGGCGGCACTCGACGCGGCGCACGCGGCCGCGCCCGGCTGGGGGCGCAGGTCGGCGACCGAGCGGTCCGACATCCTGCTGAAGATCGCCGACCGCATGGAGGCCAACCTGGAATCACTCGCGGTGGCGGAGAGCTGGGAGAACGGCAAGCCCGTGCGGGAGACCCTGGCGGCCGACATCCCGCTGGCCATCGACCACTTCCGCTACTTCGCCGGTGCCGTGCGCGCACAGGAGGGCTCGCTCAGCGAGGTCGACGACGACACGGTCGCCTACCACTTCCACGAGCCGCTGGGCGTCGTCGCCCAGATCATCCCGTGGAACTTCCCCATCCTGATGGCGACGTGGAAGCTCGCGCCCGCCCTCGCCGCGGGCAACGCGGTCGTCCTCAAGCCCGCCGAGCAGACGCCGGTCTCCGTCCACTACTGGCTGAGCCTCGTCTCCGACCTGCTGCCGCCGGGCGTGCTGAACATCGTCAACGGGTTCGGCCCGGAGGCCGGGAAGCCGCTCGCCTCCAGTCCGCGGGTGGCGAAGGTCGCCTTCACCGGCGAGACGTCCACGGGGCGGCTGATCATGCAGTACGCGGCCGAGAACCTGAAGCCGGTCACGCTGGAGCTGGGCGGCAAGTCGCCGAACATCTTCTTCGACGACGTGTGGGAGAAGGACGACGAGCTGCGCGACAAGGCCCTCGAAGGGTTCACGATGTTCGCGCTGAACCAGGGCGAGGTGTGCACGTGCCCCTCCCGGGGGCTGATCCAGCGCGGCAACTACCCCGATTTCCTGGCCGCGGCCGTCGCCCGCACCGAGCTGATCAGGCCCGGGCACCCGCTCGACACCGACACGATGATCGGCGCGCAGGCCTCCGGCGAGCAGCTGGCCAAGATCCTGTCCTACATCGACATCGGCCGGCAGGAGGGCGCAAAGGTTCTGACGGGCGGCGAACGCGCGGAGTACGACGGCGACTTGAAGGGCGGTTACTACGTGCAGCCGACCATCTTCGAGGGGGACAACCGGATGCGCGTCTTCCAGGAGGAGATCTTCGGCCCTGTCGTCTCGGTGGCCTCGTTCGACGACTTCGACGACGCGATCGAGATCGCCAACGACACGTCGTACGGCCTCGGCGCGGGTGTGTGGACCCGCGACATCAACACGGCCTACCGCGCCGGGCGCGCCATCCAGGCGGGCCGCGTCTGGACGAACTGCTACCACGCCTATCCCGCGCACGCGGCGTTCGGCGGCTACAAGCAGTCCGGGATCGGCCGGGAGACGCACAAGATGATGCTGGACCACTACCAGCAGACGAAGAACCTGCTGGTGTCGTACTCGCCGAAGAAGCTCGGCTTCTTCTAG